The Sphingomicrobium sp. genome has a window encoding:
- a CDS encoding PRC-barrel domain containing protein: MADIFSWAATGLTIIAALMTAANLGSRVTGYGFAVFTVGAICWIAVGVLTDQPALLWTNAVLLFVDLFGVWRWLGRQARVEEGAHAAAKASVRAPGETLFPVSLLTSAPVVVRGQDVGRCVDAMAGCGSGKLNYVVVSQGGVAGVGETLRRLPWSDAHMDDGKLSTEGDLDQLQALERDKWPAR; encoded by the coding sequence GGGCTCACCATCATTGCGGCGCTGATGACCGCGGCGAACCTCGGCTCGCGCGTGACCGGCTACGGCTTTGCGGTCTTCACGGTCGGCGCGATCTGCTGGATCGCGGTCGGGGTGCTGACGGACCAGCCTGCCTTGCTGTGGACGAACGCCGTCCTGCTGTTCGTTGACCTGTTCGGCGTCTGGAGATGGCTTGGCCGCCAGGCACGAGTGGAGGAGGGGGCTCATGCCGCTGCTAAGGCAAGCGTTCGCGCCCCGGGCGAAACCTTGTTCCCTGTGTCATTGCTGACCAGCGCTCCGGTCGTTGTGCGCGGACAGGATGTCGGTCGCTGCGTCGATGCGATGGCGGGCTGCGGGAGCGGCAAGCTCAACTATGTCGTCGTCTCGCAGGGCGGCGTCGCAGGGGTGGGTGAGACGCTGCGCCGGCTACCATGGAGCGACGCCCACATGGATGATGGCAAATTGTCGACCGAAGGCGACCTCGACCAGCTTCAAGCGCTCGAGCGGGACAAGTGGCCGGCGCGCTGA